In one window of Zingiber officinale cultivar Zhangliang chromosome 11A, Zo_v1.1, whole genome shotgun sequence DNA:
- the LOC122032470 gene encoding uncharacterized protein LOC122032470 codes for MGDHFVLLVDRLLTESTLEAAIEGMKHGSSIPLPALEADYSPTKKIIGDGVFTGETVECRICGDEDEDIHMEVPCSCCGSLKFAHRKCVQKWCNEKGDTTCEICLQQFKSGYTAPPKLFLYGTSPMNFRGNWEVSSQNIHNQQYFTMTQTDHVFSRPNYGGTASSDSNITYCRIAATTVMIILILWHFISFITNGVEECSVLLFTLLVLRVVGVVLPLYVMLRAVSIFYQRKLQAMHISVG; via the exons ATGGGAGACCATTTTGTGTTACTGGTGGACCGTCTGCTCACTGAGTCAACCCTGGAAGCTGCCATTGAAGGTATGAAGCATGGATCAAGCATACCATTGCCGGCCCTCGAAGCCGACTATTCTCCGACAAAGAAAATTATTGGAGACGGGGTGTTCACCGGTGAGACGGTCGAATGCCGTATCTGTGGAGATGAGGATGAAGATATCCACATGGAGGTTCCATGTTCCTGTTGCGGAAGCTTGAAG TTTGCTCACCGAAAGTGTGTGCAGAAGTGGTGTAACGAGAAGGGTGACACGACTTGTGAGATATGCCTACAG CAATTTAAGTCAGGATATACTGCACCTCCCAAGTTATTTCTTTACGGGACTAGTCCTATGAATTTCAG GGGCAACTGGGAGGTTTCAAGTCAGAATATTCACAACCAACAATATTTTACGATGACACAAACTGACCATGTTTTCTCGAGACCTAACTATGGTGGCACAGCTTCAAGTGATAGCAATATTACTTATTGCCGCATAGCCGCTACAACG gTCATGATTATTTTGATTCTATGgcatttcatctcttttattacTAATGGAGTTGAAGAATGCTCGGTCTTGCTTTTCACA CTGTTGGTGCTGAGGGTCGTTGGGGTTGTTCTACCTCTCTATGTTATGCTGAGAGCAGTGTCGATATTTTATCAACGCAAACTGCAG GCAATGCACATCTCGGTTGGCTGA
- the LOC122031534 gene encoding putative pentatricopeptide repeat-containing protein At3g13770, mitochondrial encodes MESQSISPGPEILASLLRSCAEARSLRLGRIAHDKATRTGLLSHPLVANSLVLLYGRCGQLGTARLLFEKMPARNVVSWTTIISVYHRAGFPHDALDLYRSMQTVGGVRPNAFTYSVALNCCASVQDFELGVRIHEELVQDGCESDEFIVVALIDMYAKCGCVADARQVFDRMTKPSVEACTAMIEGYNGNGEGKKAIDVMRRMFQNGISGAAAARLGFASMARACVIELALRQGQEIHARTIKVGQYPGSKALTALVELYEKCDKMVAAKHIFDSLVVKEMDLWVRMVGGFVRNKMYRDSLKLYAEMMSLDLKLNPFLVALAIKSCIEMPDLQEGKQIHCTLVKVTRLVDESVVDSLVEFYRSFGEYAAAQKLEKQS; translated from the coding sequence ATGGAATCCCAGTCCATCTCCCCCGGACCCGAGATCCTCGCTTCTCTCCTCAGGAGCTGCGCAGAAGCCCGCTCCCTCCGCCTTGGCCGCATCGCCCACGACAAAGCCACCCGGACCGGCCTCCTCTCCCACCCTCTCGTCGCCAACAGTTTGGTCCTACTCTACGGCAGGTGCGGCCAACTCGGCACCGCGCGTCTCCTGTTCGAAAAAATGCCGGCACGGAATGTCGTCTCATGGACCACCATCATTTCTGTCTACCACCGGGCCGGCTTCCCGCACGATGCGCTCGACTTGTACAGATCGATGCAGACGGTTGGCGGTGTTCGGCCAAATGCCTTCACGTACTCGGTCGCTCTTAACTGTTGCGCCAGTGTACAAGACTTCGAATTGGGGGTTCGAATTCACGAAGAGCTTGTGCAGGATGGATGCGAATCTGATGAATTCATTGTCGTCGCGCTGATTGACATGTATGCCAAGTGCGGCTGCGTTGCCGATGCCCGTCAGGTGTTCGATCGTATGACCAAACCGTCAGTAGAGGCTTGCACAGCCATGATTGAAGGGTACAATGGCAATGGCGAGGGAAAGAAAGCAATAGATGTGATGAGAAGGATGTTTCAGAATGGGATCAGCGGTGCTGCTGCTGCCAGACTGGGGTTCGCATCAATGGCCAGAGCATGCGTCATAGAGTTGGCTCTTAGACAAGGCCAGGAGATTCATGCACGCACCATCAAGGTTGGGCAATATCCGGGCTCGAAAGCTCTTACAGCACTTGTCGAGTTGTATGAGAAATGTGACAAGATGGTGGCGGCAAAACATATTTTTGATTCTTTGGTAGTCAAAGAGATGGATCTGTGGGTGAGAATGGTTGGTGGCTTTGTGAGGAACAAGATGTACAGAGATTCTTTGAAGTTGTACGCGGAGATGATGTCTCTCGATCTCAAATTGAATCCATTTCTAGTAGCACTGGCCATCAAGTCATGCATAGAGATGCCAGATTTGCAGGAAGGGAAACAAATTCACTGTACACTAGTCAAAGTTACGCGGTTGGTCGATGAGTCTGTTGTTGACAGTCTTGTAGAGTTCTACAGAAGCTTTGGTGAGTACGCAGCAGCACAGAAGCTAGAGAAACAGAGttga
- the LOC122031875 gene encoding eukaryotic translation initiation factor 5-like, whose translation MALQNIGAANSDDAFYRYKMPKMITKIEGRGNGIKTNIVNMVDIAKALARPASYTTKYFGCELGAQSKFDEKAGVSLVNGAHDTSKLAGLLENFIKKYVQCYGCSNPETEIIITKTQMLTLKCAACGYVSDVDMRDKLTTFILKNPPEQKKGSKDKKAMRRAEKERLKEGEAADDEQKKLKKESRKKVTTISTKDGASSKTAVSKKKSGSDGDGSASPVERQHDTIHNHDDDDDVEWQTDTSLAAAQQRIQEQLNSVTAEMVMLSTNEELVEEQKLEKAKKGHTDGNANGNTMHSESNGARANSFGINVAEIKVRLKNGITPNQLQTFLGSLKESPQEVMTAVFEALFDGAGKGFSKEVGKKKKYIAATVEDEAAQLLLLRAVEAFCGKCSPDAVKEVALVVKVLYDGDILEEDTIIKWYREGNSGGKNSIVFKNVKPFVEWLQSAESEEEEEEE comes from the coding sequence ATGGCTCTGCAGAATATTGGTGCAGCAAACAGTGATGATGCCTTTTATAGGTATAAGATGCCTAAGATGATAACTAAAATTGAAGGCAGAGGCAATGGCATCAAGACAAACATTGTAAACATGGTTGATATTGCTAAAGCATTAGCAAGGCCTGCTTCTTACACAACCAAATATTTTGGATGCGAGTTGGGTGCTCAGTCTAAATTTGATGAGAAGGCAGGTGTTTCTTTGGTTAATGGTGCTCATGATACTTCCAAGCTTGCTGGCCTGCTTGAAAATTTCATTAAGAAGTATGTACAATGCTACGGGTGCAGCAACCCTGAGACTGAGATTATCATCACCAAGACACAAATGCTAACTCTTAAATGCGCAGCATGTGGATATGTGTCTGACGTTGATATGAGGGACAAGCTAACCACTTTCATACTGAAGAACCCACCAGAGCAGAAGAAAGGGTCAAAAGATAAGAAGGCAATGAGGAGGGCAGAAAAGGAGAGGTTGAAGGAAGGCGAAGCAGCTGATGACGAGCAGAAGAAGCTCAAGAAGGAATCAAGGAAGAAAGTAACTACCATATCTACCAAAGATGGGGCATCCTCAAAGACTGCTGTTTCCAAGAAGAAATCTGGTTCTGATGGGGATGGCTCAGCTTCTCCAGTTGAAAGACAACATGATACGATTCACaatcatgatgatgatgatgatgtagaGTGGCAGACTGATACTTCGCTGGCAGCAGCCCAACAGCGCATCCAGGAGCAGCTTAATTCTGTGACTGCTGAGATGGTAATGCTTTCCACCAATGAAGAGCTTGTTGAGGAACAGAAACTAGAGAAGGCAAAGAAGGGACATACTGATGGTAATGCCAATGGCAACACAATGCACAGTGAAAGTAATGGTGCTCGGGCCAACAGCTTTGGCATCAATGTTGCAGAAATTAAAGTTCGTCTGAAAAATGGGATAACTCCTAACCAGCTTCAGACTTTTTTGGGCTCTCTCAAGGAATCTCCTCAGGAAGTGATGACTGCAGTTTTTGAAGCGCTCTTTGATGGAGCAGGGAAAGGCTTTTCCAAGGAGgttgggaagaagaagaagtacattGCTGCTACTGTGGAAGATGAAGCGGCCCAGCTGCTTCTGCTCCGTGCGGTGGAAGCCTTTTGTGGCAAGTGTAGTCCAGATGCTGTTAAGGAAGTTGCTCTAGTTGTGAAGGTACTTTATGATGGCGACATACTTGAAGAAGATACTATAATCAAGTGGTATAGGGAAGGCAACTCAGGAGGCAAGAATTCTATAGTGTTCAAGAACGTGAAACCCTTCGTGGAGTGGCTTCAGAGTGCAGAgtcagaggaagaggaagaggaagaatga
- the LOC122032753 gene encoding ATP-dependent Clp protease proteolytic subunit 3, chloroplastic-like, with translation MCGEATGGSGRESGVAAGRRRGGGDDGRHRVVAREASLVASKIAGVVGPCANGGESPIILGLTPQKALCSTSSIPVTTSNLLPFNRSWIPNRESSAEMEGMATVAATSSTSKLLSSSCSLFSHGCLLPRSSPCRSASVRPRIRSRRNLSVSAVSRRGRTLSEGWNLSGSNSGSAAFRMPSFEQLDTTNMLLRQRIVFLGSQVDTMTADLLISQLLFLDAEDQQKEIKLFINSPGGSVTAGMGIYDAMKLCKADVSTVCLGLAASMGAFLLAAGTKGKRFCMPNAKVMIHQPMGSAGGKATEMALQIREMMYHKIKMVKILSRITGKPEPQLEDDTARDFFMNPWEAKEYGLVDAVIDDGKPGLVAPIGDSAPPPKTLIWDFWTAEEMKKSKQNLPSEEKLLQNENKDGSRNDDKGKELPKEEPTTV, from the exons ATGTGCGGGGAGGCGACCGGAGGCAGTGGGAGGGAGAGCGGTGTGGCGGCCGGGCGGAGGCGGGGCGGAGGCGACGACGGCCGCCATCGAGTGGTCGCCCGAGAAGCCTCGTTAGTGGCTAGTAAGATAGCAGGAGTTGTTGGGCCTTGCGCTAATGGTGGTGAAAGCCCAATTATACTTGGGCTGACACCACAAAAAGCGTTGTGTTCGACTTCCTCGATTCCTGTTACTACAAGCAATCTACTCCCGTTCAATCGCAGTTGGATTCCCAATCGAGAGAGCAGCGCAGAAATGGAGGGCATGGCCACCGTCGCCGCCACTTCTTCGACCAGCaaactcctctcctcctcttgctccCTCTTCTCACATGGTTGTCTCCTGCCCCGTTCCTCTCCCTGTCGTAGCGCCTCAGTCCGGCCGAGAATACGATCTCGCCGCAACCTTTCTGTATCCGCCGTGTCGCGCCGAGGGCGGACCCTGTCGGAGGGGTGGAATCTTTCGGGTTCGAATTCTGGGTCCGCGGCGTTCCGGATGCCGAGTTTCGAGCAGCTCGACACCACCAACATGCTCCTCAGGCAGCGGATTGTCTTTTTGGGTTCCCAG GTGGATACTATGACAGCTGATTTATTAATCAGCCAGCTCTTATTTCTGGATGCGGAAGATCAACAAAAGGAGATAAAGTTGTTCATTAATTCACCTGGTGGATCTGTCACTGCTG GAATGGGGATATATGATGCTATGAAATTATGTAAGGCTGATGTTTCTACTGTTTGCTTGGGTCTTGCGGCATCAATGGGTGCTTTCTTGCTTGCTGCTGGGACAAAAGGAAAGAGATTTTGCATGCCAAATGCTAAAGTTATGATCCATCAGCCAATGGGAAGTGCTGGAGGCAAA GCAACAGAGATGGCCCTGCAGATTCGAGAGATGATGTACCATAAGATAAAAATGGTTAAAATTCTATCTAGAATAACAGGGAAACCTGAACCCCAG CTCGAAGATGATACTGCTCGTGATTTCTTCATGAATCCCTGGGAAGCCAAAGAATATGGATTGGTAGACGCCGTTATAGATGACGGGAAACCAGGACTAGTTGCACCCATTGGGGATTCTGCACCACCTCCAAAAACCCTCATCTGGGACTTCTGGACAGCTGAGGAAATGAAAAAAAGTAAGCAAAATCTACCTTCAGAGGAGAAGCTTCtacaaaatgaaaataaagatggcagcagaaatGATGATAAAGGTAAAGAACTGCCAAAGGAGGAACCAACGACCGTATGA
- the LOC122032754 gene encoding pentatricopeptide repeat-containing protein At1g09900-like: protein MPSLTQQSLSPFALSIFRRLPGHIRGLCSREHSTNDLPRRFAELVKRFSDRPPCSSPPPVPEVGARPPWPHPFEYASLIEAFRRAGQAEEALRLLHEMKSFSCRPDVVCYTSVIDILASSGRAEEALTVFEEMLTYGISPDAAAFTVLVKLYSCCLGQFDAAYEVVRWMVKCGCAPDVVTYSTLIAGLCWAGRVEEALGILDQMLEEECLPNAYTFTPIVQAYCSSGRIDKAKGLMNTMEIIGCPPNTVTYNVLVEALCKIGAFDEVETLLKDATLKAWQPDTITYSIYMDNLCKLGLADKSFDLFEVMLERGLQPNAVTLNILLDCLCRASRAWEAKRLLERSADVKWIASVVNYNTVMSRLSDGGRWPAVLKLFVDMFKKGIAANSWTFSIVVHSLSKAGMRQKIFGGRWLLL, encoded by the exons ATGCCCTCGCTCACTCAGCAATCTCTCTCACCCTTTGCCCTGTCCATCTTTCGCCGGCTTCCCGGCCACATCCGCGGCCTTTGCTCCAGAGAACACTCGACGAATGATCTCCCGCGAAGATTCGCCGAGCTCGTGAAGCGTTTCTCCGACCGCCCTCCATGTTCCTCTCCTCCCCCTGTTCCAGAGGTTGGCGCCAGACCTCCTTGGCCCCATCCGTTCGAGTACGCCTCACTGATTGAGGCATTCCGCCGCGCCGGCCAGGCCGAGGAGGCCCTCCGCCTCCTCCACGAGATGAAGAGCTTCTCTTGCCGCCCCGACGTCGTCTGCTATACCTCTGTCATTGACATCTTGGCGAGCTCCGGTCGCGCCGAGGAGGCCTTGACCGTGTTCGAGGAAATGCTCACGTACGGCATTTCCCCTGATGCCGCAGCCTTCACTGTGCTGGTCAAGCTATACTCTTGCTGCCTGGGGCAGTTCGACGCAGCCTACGAGGTCGTTCGTTGGATGGTGAAGTGCGGCTGCGCACCAGACGTGGTCACGTACTCGACCCTCATCGCCGGGCTATGCTGGGCAGGGAGAGTCGAGGAGGCGTTGGGCATCCTCGACCAGATGCTGGAGGAAGAATGCCTCCCGAACGCCTATACTTTCACGCCCATCGTCCAAGCTTATTGCTCCAGCGGGAGGATCGACAAGGCAAAGGGGCTAATGAACACCATGGAGATCATTGGGTGCCCGCCCAACACTGTCACCTACAACGTTTTGGTGGAAGCCCTTTGCAAGATCGGAGCCTTCGACGAGGTCGAAACGCTCCTGAAAGATGCGACCTTGAAGGCTTGGCAACCAGACACGATCACATACAGCATCTATATGGATAATCTCTGCAAATTGGGGCTAGCAGACAAGTCCTTCGATCTGTTTGAAGTAATGCTCGAAAGAGGATTGCAGCCGAATGCCGTGACTTTGAATATTCTTCTCGATTGCCTTTGCCGTGCTTCAAGGGCCTGGGAGGCTAAACGCTTGTTGGAGCGGAGCGCCGACGTAAAATGGATTGCTAGTGTTGTTAACTACAACACTGTGATGAGCAGGCTCTCCGATGGGGGGAGATGGCCTGCTGTCTTGAAGTTGTTTGTCGATATGTTTAAGAAAGGCATCGCAGCTAACTCTTGGACATTCAGCATCGTTGTTCACAGCCTTTCTAAAGCAGGAATG AGACAAAAGATATTTGGAGGCCGTTGGCTGCTTCTATAG